The sequence TAGCTCGGAAGGTCGGCCAGCACCTGGTCGACGGCAGCGGCCAGCGCCTCGGGTGCAGGTGGCTCGTCGCGGTCCCACGTGTCCGGATGAGGTACGCCTGTCCCCGCCTCGTCCCCGACGAGCTCTACCGTGCCCCCGCTCGCGGGATACACGACGGGAAGGCCACACGCCATGGCCTCGAGCACGACGAGCCCGAACGGTTCGAGGTACGGCGCGTAGGCCAGGAGGAGCGCGCGATTGTACCACCGCACCAACTCGGCCTCGCTGACCCGCGTGTGGATCTCGAGCGACACTCCGCAGCGGCGGGCCTGCGCCTCGAGAAGGTCGCGGTAGGCGCCGTAGCCCCGGTCCGCCACAATTACCAGCGCAGGGCGCCGCGCCGCAGGTATGCGCCCCAGCGAAGCGACCACGAAATCGAACCCTTTCGTCGGGTGCAGCGCGCCGACTGAGAGTACCACATTCGATCGGTCGAGGCCGAGCGGCCGGAAGCGCGCCGTATCCACGCCCAGGTACACCACGCGGGCCGCCCGGCCATAGGCGCGAAGGATGGACTCGTGCGAGTACACCGAGTTGGCGAGGATCATGCTCGCCGCACGCGCGTTCCTCGCATCCATCGGGCGCAAGACCTGCTTGGCCGCCGCAGTAGCCACAGTGCGCAGGGCACGGGCCGCCGCGCTGCCGGAGGGCCCCACTGCGAGCCCCACCGGTGCTTCGTAGACGAAACGGAGCGGCTCCTGGCAGAAATACGCCGACGGCGTCGCCAGATGGCGCAGGGCCGAGGGCGCGTGGGTGAACTGGTCGTGCGAGGCCAACACCACCTCGAAGCCGCCGCGGTCAACCGCGGCCGCCATCTCACGGTGGATTCGCGCTAGTGCCGCGACGAGCCGGGCGCCCGCCCAGAGCGTGGTCGGACCAAGCTGAGCGAATAGGCTGGGTTCGCGGCTCGGCGGCGCCGGCGCGCGCCACACGTGCACGCGGTCCACCACGGGCTCCAGGGAGAGGAAAGCCTCGTCAGCGGTGTCGGGGAAGAAGGCCTCCACCACGTTGCCCCGCTGCCGAAGGCCGCGGCAATGCTCGACCAGCGCCCGCCGCGCCCCGCCC comes from Gemmatimonadales bacterium and encodes:
- a CDS encoding glycosyltransferase family 4 protein, with product MRIAVVHNLPSGGARRALVEHCRGLRQRGNVVEAFFPDTADEAFLSLEPVVDRVHVWRAPAPPSREPSLFAQLGPTTLWAGARLVAALARIHREMAAAVDRGGFEVVLASHDQFTHAPSALRHLATPSAYFCQEPLRFVYEAPVGLAVGPSGSAAARALRTVATAAAKQVLRPMDARNARAASMILANSVYSHESILRAYGRAARVVYLGVDTARFRPLGLDRSNVVLSVGALHPTKGFDFVVASLGRIPAARRPALVIVADRGYGAYRDLLEAQARRCGVSLEIHTRVSEAELVRWYNRALLLAYAPYLEPFGLVVLEAMACGLPVVYPASGGTVELVGDEAGTGVPHPDTWDRDEPPAPEALAAAVDQVLADLPS